The following proteins are co-located in the Chloroflexia bacterium SDU3-3 genome:
- a CDS encoding GAF domain-containing protein codes for MPMIAQWLAQHRTTLLPRWIARLEAVTTPQLVGVSASEADPASGVVSHPNERDVLVASIYDGLVEAAGGNYELLDECLKLLRALRTSEGEDELCDRLELTFHLRRVIWDQIFEDPLPEGDRRILLDDAERLIEYTTLSLAEHWTTAAAAIRQQLQHSELFAQSLAESAEQADQIALQLHNLNTLASELAASLDPDALVNTAGSKLVEVLGAAHVSVWLAKGEHGLSVAQQWGESIEGSFTVDPAKEHDIILQSYRTHQIVFASAPEAQAQGAWYQPSCGVLAVPLITQDVVTGIIVVQDPEPDEKLTRTQQDFVVSVANQSAIALQNAGLYAEVREFNSVLEQRIADRTKELQIERDMLSTLNQISLEISSTLDLDMLLESSLHALADLIGADHGSIMLIENDTEHLVDRAVLGRSRETVGFTRFPVGQGIAGWVAQSRQPALVPDVNSDERWVSLPKSDLGRKQTGSMALVPLIVQGELTGVMSLSHDDVGYFNDDHMRLLGASAGAIALGINNARLYDEILRESMRKGEMLQNERRATTQSNAILQSLSDGVVVCDVDGLVLTANPAAGRVLNMPLEDLLIMPLPDLLGKMLAQRAKEVPVESVLRGKSDMQSYATDFQRGRRMIRVTLDPVATDKDEVIGAVAVFRDITREVESDRLKDEFIGTVSHELRTPMTSIKGFTQLLAMGSLGPVNEQQKEFLSTIHTNAERMISIINDLLDLTKIEAGSVDLDLRPLHVAEALGTVIADVQSSIQLRQHELQIQIPPGLPLVRADARRFDQILTHLITNAVKYTPVGGKLKVAAHEVDSTALPEEIAEKLTRGRYVQVDITDTGVGILPEEQDLIFNRFYRTENRLKVEAGGTGLGLSLVRPLMKLFGGNIWLQSVPDEGSTFSIVLPAV; via the coding sequence ATGCCCATGATCGCGCAATGGCTAGCCCAACATCGAACGACACTGCTCCCACGCTGGATCGCGCGCCTAGAGGCGGTCACTACGCCGCAGCTTGTTGGCGTGAGTGCGAGCGAGGCCGATCCGGCCTCGGGTGTTGTGTCGCATCCCAATGAACGCGATGTCCTCGTCGCCTCTATCTACGATGGTCTGGTAGAGGCCGCCGGGGGGAACTACGAGCTGCTGGATGAGTGCCTCAAGCTGCTTCGCGCCCTGCGCACATCCGAGGGTGAGGACGAGCTCTGCGATCGACTGGAGCTGACCTTCCACCTTCGCCGCGTGATCTGGGATCAGATCTTTGAAGACCCCCTCCCCGAGGGCGACCGCCGCATCCTTCTGGATGACGCCGAGCGCCTGATCGAGTACACCACCCTCTCACTTGCCGAGCACTGGACCACAGCCGCCGCCGCTATTCGCCAGCAGCTCCAGCACAGCGAGCTGTTCGCCCAGAGCCTGGCCGAATCTGCCGAGCAGGCTGATCAGATCGCGCTTCAGCTGCACAACCTCAACACCCTGGCCAGCGAGCTTGCTGCCAGCCTTGACCCCGATGCCCTCGTGAACACCGCAGGCAGCAAGCTGGTCGAGGTGCTTGGCGCAGCCCATGTGTCGGTCTGGCTTGCCAAGGGTGAGCACGGGCTGAGCGTGGCGCAGCAGTGGGGCGAGAGCATCGAGGGCAGCTTCACGGTCGACCCGGCAAAAGAGCACGATATTATCCTGCAATCGTATCGCACGCATCAGATTGTCTTTGCTTCCGCGCCCGAGGCCCAGGCCCAGGGCGCTTGGTACCAGCCCTCGTGCGGGGTGCTGGCGGTGCCGCTGATCACCCAAGATGTGGTGACTGGCATCATCGTGGTGCAAGATCCCGAGCCGGATGAGAAGCTGACCCGCACCCAGCAAGATTTTGTGGTGTCGGTGGCCAACCAGTCGGCTATTGCGCTGCAGAATGCCGGCCTGTACGCCGAGGTGCGCGAGTTCAACTCGGTGCTGGAGCAGCGCATCGCCGATCGCACCAAAGAGCTGCAGATCGAGCGCGATATGCTTAGCACGCTCAACCAGATCTCGCTGGAGATCAGCAGCACGCTCGACCTCGACATGCTGCTGGAGAGCAGCCTGCACGCTCTGGCCGATCTGATCGGTGCCGACCATGGCTCGATCATGCTGATCGAGAACGACACCGAGCACTTGGTCGACCGCGCGGTGCTTGGGCGCTCGCGCGAGACGGTGGGCTTCACGCGCTTCCCGGTGGGCCAGGGTATCGCCGGGTGGGTCGCGCAGTCGCGCCAGCCCGCGCTGGTGCCCGATGTGAACAGCGACGAGCGCTGGGTGAGCCTGCCCAAGAGCGACCTGGGCCGCAAGCAGACTGGCTCGATGGCGCTGGTGCCGCTGATCGTGCAGGGCGAACTGACTGGCGTGATGTCGCTCTCGCATGATGATGTAGGCTACTTTAACGACGACCATATGCGCCTGCTGGGCGCTTCGGCGGGCGCTATCGCCCTTGGTATCAACAATGCCCGCCTGTACGACGAGATCCTGCGCGAGTCGATGCGCAAGGGCGAGATGCTGCAGAACGAGCGCCGCGCCACCACGCAGAGCAATGCCATCCTCCAGAGCCTCTCGGATGGAGTGGTGGTGTGCGATGTGGATGGCCTAGTGCTGACCGCCAACCCCGCCGCAGGCCGCGTGCTGAATATGCCGCTGGAAGATCTGCTGATCATGCCGCTGCCCGATCTGCTGGGCAAGATGCTTGCCCAGCGCGCCAAGGAAGTTCCGGTGGAGAGTGTGCTGCGCGGCAAGAGTGATATGCAGAGCTACGCGACCGACTTCCAGCGCGGTCGGCGGATGATCCGCGTGACGCTTGACCCGGTGGCCACTGACAAGGATGAGGTGATCGGTGCCGTGGCGGTGTTCCGCGACATCACCCGCGAGGTCGAGTCGGATCGCCTGAAGGATGAGTTTATCGGCACCGTCTCACACGAGCTTCGCACGCCGATGACCTCGATCAAGGGGTTCACCCAGCTGCTGGCCATGGGCAGCCTTGGCCCGGTCAACGAGCAGCAGAAGGAGTTCCTGAGCACCATCCACACCAACGCCGAGCGCATGATTTCGATCATCAACGACCTGCTGGATCTGACCAAGATCGAGGCTGGCAGTGTCGATCTGGATCTTCGCCCGCTGCATGTGGCCGAGGCCCTGGGCACCGTGATCGCCGATGTGCAATCTTCTATCCAGCTGCGCCAGCACGAGCTCCAGATTCAGATCCCGCCCGGACTGCCGCTGGTGCGCGCCGATGCGCGGCGCTTTGACCAGATCTTGACCCACCTGATCACAAATGCGGTGAAGTATACCCCGGTGGGCGGGAAGCTTAAGGTGGCAGCACACGAGGTTGACTCGACCGCGCTGCCTGAGGAGATCGCCGAGAAGCTGACGCGCGGGCGCTATGTGCAGGTTGATATAACCGATACCGGTGTGGGCATTCTCCCAGAAGAGCAAGACCTGATCTTCAACCGCTTCTACCGCACCGAGAATCGTCTGAAGGTAGAGGCTGGTGGCACCGGTCTTGGCCTCTCGCTGGTTCGTCCCCTGATGAAGCTGTTTGGCGGTAATATCTGGCTCCAGAGCGTGCCCGATGAGGGCAGCACCTTCAGCATTGTGCTGCCAGCGGTATAG
- a CDS encoding SpoIIE family protein phosphatase has translation MTYTWGAVCRAKQGQSVSGDLYIVQELAEGRLLAVVVDGLGGGEEAARAARAAEAVISANPEWPLPHMIQQSHTALHSTRGAVIGVLKLDPDGHKINYMGVGNIGIHVYSRQPIKPISKNGILGFRLPALLELRYTYDPGDTFVLFSDGISSRFGQENNVDLRQTPQQISESILKQYGKAIDDATVVTIKTSG, from the coding sequence GTGACATATACTTGGGGGGCCGTCTGTCGTGCAAAACAGGGACAGAGCGTCTCCGGCGATCTTTATATTGTGCAAGAGCTGGCCGAAGGTCGGCTGCTTGCGGTGGTCGTGGATGGCCTTGGCGGCGGTGAAGAAGCCGCTCGCGCTGCCCGCGCCGCCGAGGCCGTGATCAGCGCCAACCCCGAGTGGCCGCTGCCGCATATGATCCAGCAGAGCCACACGGCCCTGCACAGCACGCGCGGCGCAGTGATCGGTGTGCTGAAGCTCGACCCCGATGGCCATAAGATAAACTACATGGGCGTGGGAAACATCGGTATTCACGTCTACAGCCGCCAGCCCATCAAACCAATATCAAAAAATGGTATACTGGGTTTTAGGCTGCCTGCGCTGCTCGAGCTGCGCTATACCTACGATCCAGGCGATACCTTCGTTCTTTTTAGCGACGGTATCTCGTCGCGTTTTGGCCAGGAAAATAACGTCGACCTTCGCCAGACCCCGCAGCAGATCAGCGAGAGCATCCTGAAGCAGTACGGCAAGGCCATTGACGACGCGACTGTCGTCACCATCAAGACAAGCGGCTGA
- a CDS encoding anti-sigma regulatory factor — protein MQAVTCTIRREVDVYVAIGRGREISSSLGFDDIDRTRIEIVILELARNLIVHASGGTLLLEKIEHDGRQGIAVEARDTGPGIPDIALAMRDGYSTAQTLGAGLPGVQRLMDDFHIESTVGVGTVVRAVKWMSKRASRSVEGRRP, from the coding sequence ATGCAGGCGGTCACATGCACAATCCGCCGCGAGGTCGATGTCTATGTGGCAATCGGTCGCGGGCGCGAGATCTCATCGTCGCTCGGTTTTGATGACATCGACCGCACCCGTATCGAAATCGTTATCCTTGAGCTTGCCCGCAATCTTATTGTTCACGCCTCAGGTGGCACGCTTCTGCTTGAGAAGATCGAGCACGATGGTCGGCAGGGCATCGCCGTCGAGGCCCGCGACACCGGGCCTGGCATCCCCGACATCGCCCTGGCGATGCGCGATGGCTATAGCACCGCGCAGACACTCGGCGCTGGCCTCCCCGGGGTGCAGCGCCTGATGGATGATTTTCATATAGAGTCAACAGTTGGGGTAGGAACCGTCGTACGCGCAGTAAAATGGATGTCGAAGCGTGCGAGCCGTAGTGTGGAAGGACGGCGACCGTGA
- a CDS encoding 6-phosphofructokinase, with protein MAKHTPRRIGVLTSGGDAPGLNAVIRAAVKTGIGLGYEVLGIEDGYEGLLGDMTYRVLTHQDVRGLLPMGGTILGTTNKGHFGGKRVVGAEHDPYLEAAQNIERMGIQGLITIGGEGTQAIALEFAKMGVPIIGVPKTIDNDLPGTDRTFGFDTALQVATDAIDRLHTTAASHDRVMVIEVMGRHVGWIALHSGIAGGADAILIPEIPFDSQIVADKILERERNGSAFSIVVISEGAYPKGSQPIYANAGRLGGVGFMLTEQLGQLTGKDCRCVVLGHVQRGGPPTPYDRLLSTRYGAAAVAAIHNGLSGEMVALRAQEIVTVPLEEATGHLKTVRPHNDLIRTARSLGITFGD; from the coding sequence ATGGCGAAACATACACCCCGGCGCATTGGCGTCCTGACCAGCGGCGGTGATGCACCCGGGTTGAACGCGGTGATCCGTGCGGCAGTGAAGACAGGCATCGGCCTGGGCTACGAGGTCCTGGGCATCGAAGATGGCTACGAGGGTCTGCTCGGCGACATGACCTACCGCGTGCTGACGCACCAGGATGTCCGTGGCCTGCTCCCCATGGGCGGCACTATCCTCGGCACCACCAACAAGGGCCACTTTGGCGGCAAGCGTGTGGTGGGGGCCGAGCACGACCCATACCTTGAGGCCGCGCAGAACATCGAGCGCATGGGCATCCAGGGCCTGATCACCATTGGTGGCGAGGGCACGCAGGCGATCGCGCTTGAGTTTGCCAAGATGGGTGTGCCGATCATCGGCGTCCCCAAGACCATCGACAACGACCTGCCCGGCACCGACCGCACCTTTGGCTTCGACACCGCGCTCCAGGTCGCCACCGACGCAATCGATCGGCTGCACACCACCGCAGCCAGCCACGACCGCGTGATGGTGATCGAGGTCATGGGCCGCCACGTCGGCTGGATCGCCCTGCACTCCGGTATCGCCGGCGGTGCCGATGCCATTCTCATCCCCGAGATCCCCTTCGACTCCCAGATCGTGGCCGACAAGATCCTTGAGCGCGAGCGCAACGGCAGCGCCTTCAGCATCGTGGTCATCTCCGAGGGCGCCTACCCCAAGGGTAGCCAGCCGATCTACGCCAACGCGGGCCGCCTGGGCGGTGTTGGCTTCATGCTCACCGAGCAGCTCGGCCAGCTCACCGGCAAAGACTGCCGCTGCGTCGTGCTCGGCCACGTCCAGCGCGGCGGCCCGCCCACCCCCTACGATCGCCTGCTCTCCACCCGCTACGGCGCGGCGGCGGTTGCGGCCATCCACAATGGCCTTAGCGGCGAGATGGTCGCCCTGCGCGCACAGGAGATCGTCACGGTGCCGCTTGAGGAGGCCACCGGCCACCTGAAGACCGTTCGCCCGCACAACGATCTCATCCGCACCGCCCGCAGCCTTGGTATCACCTTTGGCGACTAG
- a CDS encoding glycosyltransferase family 39 protein: MNNTPLATGATLWDRVRGQITARRALFLLLLVGLGLRLWLIAINPIDPSSSSADDGDYYRRAIRLAITGQYLDDSWLIRPPGHIFFFAAWMRIGVLAGDYRLGVLLVKLAEAAAGVAQIALGYGVARRIFRAPWAGVLFAAFLALWYPFVEQPSLLFSELLYSTLFLAHFWLLLRFDEGERKRDLVLSGIFLGLAALTRSPALYSVAFVAMWLLVRQWVRQPSAARGWLMRLLPTATTLRQAALVVGCCLAVVLPWTVRNYIEYRHFIPVDTLGQVNLWLDLDTVDQRNPHIEELRGMPQAERAGYAMAKAREILAEDPLRPLRNFWPTFRHVWKAQFVEDYYLRESFYDRPLRQAAPLGLAGDLMWLVFVGAGLAGLAARPREGWHTRLFTLAWIGYSLFTVVVFHVEPRYLLPFWTLIALYGGGQLAALLGKRPTRPRLDGVLALQAALLVAYAALLVTYRDYPTIIGGGEARERGMRAGDSAFARGDYAQAEQAYAQAQAAQPSFQDAGIQRALAQMAQGKRQEAAATVENIERRTAWLTGLVARGGGPENLERLTYAEDSTGLDVQRWVMRWTKPAPAASVHLGDGRDMGYIAGFAPSESDQRGSYRWMTGRGTVRIPLPQPLAAGSRLVLRLAAPSDTPLTVDFGGSAQTITVAGGQWRTYTLPIPPALEGQQTLAIELRATPFIPWVNNPASNDLRQISVMVSDISAR; this comes from the coding sequence ATGAACAACACACCTTTGGCCACGGGCGCGACCCTCTGGGATCGGGTGCGCGGGCAGATCACGGCGCGGCGGGCGCTCTTCCTGCTGCTGCTGGTGGGGCTGGGGCTGCGGCTCTGGCTGATCGCGATCAACCCGATCGACCCCAGCTCATCCAGCGCCGACGACGGCGACTACTACCGGCGGGCCATCCGCCTGGCGATCACCGGCCAGTACCTGGACGACAGCTGGCTCATCCGCCCGCCCGGGCACATCTTCTTTTTCGCGGCCTGGATGCGCATCGGCGTGCTGGCGGGCGACTACCGCCTGGGCGTGCTGCTGGTGAAGCTGGCCGAGGCGGCGGCGGGCGTGGCCCAGATCGCGCTGGGCTACGGCGTGGCGCGGCGGATCTTCCGCGCGCCTTGGGCCGGGGTGCTGTTTGCGGCCTTCCTGGCGCTGTGGTACCCCTTCGTCGAGCAGCCCTCGCTGCTGTTCAGCGAGCTGCTCTACAGCACGCTGTTTCTGGCCCATTTCTGGCTGCTGCTGCGCTTCGACGAGGGCGAGCGCAAGCGCGACCTGGTGCTCTCGGGTATCTTCCTGGGGCTAGCGGCGCTCACCCGCTCGCCCGCGCTGTACAGCGTGGCCTTCGTGGCCATGTGGCTGCTGGTGCGCCAGTGGGTGCGCCAGCCCAGCGCGGCGCGGGGCTGGCTGATGCGGCTGCTACCTACGGCGACCACGCTGCGCCAGGCCGCGCTGGTGGTGGGCTGCTGCCTGGCGGTGGTGCTGCCATGGACGGTGCGCAACTACATCGAGTACCGCCACTTCATCCCGGTGGACACGCTGGGGCAGGTGAACCTCTGGCTTGACCTAGACACAGTGGACCAGCGCAACCCGCATATCGAGGAGCTGCGCGGCATGCCCCAGGCCGAGCGGGCGGGCTACGCCATGGCCAAGGCCCGCGAGATTTTGGCCGAGGATCCGCTGCGCCCGCTGCGCAACTTCTGGCCGACCTTCCGCCACGTGTGGAAGGCCCAGTTTGTCGAGGACTACTACCTGCGCGAGAGCTTCTACGACCGCCCGCTGCGCCAGGCCGCCCCGCTGGGGCTGGCGGGCGATCTGATGTGGCTGGTATTCGTGGGCGCGGGGCTGGCCGGGCTGGCCGCCAGGCCGCGCGAGGGCTGGCACACGCGGCTGTTCACGCTGGCCTGGATCGGCTACTCGCTGTTCACCGTGGTGGTCTTCCATGTCGAGCCGCGCTACCTGCTGCCGTTCTGGACGCTGATCGCGCTATACGGCGGCGGCCAGCTGGCGGCGCTGCTGGGCAAGCGGCCCACGCGGCCCCGGCTGGATGGCGTGCTGGCGCTTCAGGCCGCGCTGCTGGTGGCCTACGCCGCGCTGCTGGTGACCTACCGCGACTACCCGACGATCATCGGCGGGGGCGAGGCCCGCGAGCGCGGCATGCGGGCGGGCGATAGCGCCTTCGCGCGCGGCGACTACGCCCAGGCCGAGCAGGCCTACGCCCAGGCCCAGGCCGCCCAGCCCAGCTTCCAGGATGCGGGCATCCAGCGCGCCCTCGCCCAGATGGCCCAGGGCAAGCGCCAGGAGGCCGCCGCCACCGTGGAGAACATCGAGCGGCGCACCGCATGGCTCACCGGCCTGGTGGCCAGGGGCGGCGGGCCAGAGAACCTGGAGCGCCTGACCTACGCCGAGGACTCGACCGGGCTAGACGTGCAGCGCTGGGTGATGCGCTGGACCAAGCCCGCCCCCGCCGCCAGCGTGCACCTGGGCGATGGCCGCGACATGGGCTATATCGCCGGGTTCGCGCCCTCGGAGAGCGACCAGCGCGGCAGCTACCGCTGGATGACCGGGCGCGGCACCGTGCGCATCCCGCTACCGCAGCCGCTGGCCGCAGGCTCGCGGCTGGTGCTGCGGCTGGCCGCGCCCAGCGACACCCCGCTGACCGTGGACTTCGGCGGCAGCGCCCAGACCATCACCGTGGCGGGCGGGCAGTGGCGCACCTACACCCTGCCCATCCCCCCCGCGCTGGAAGGCCAGCAGACCCTGGCCATCGAGCTGCGGGCCACGCCATTCATCCCGTGGGTAAACAACCCAGCGAGCAACGACCTGCGCCAGATCAGCGTGATGGTGAGCGACATCTCGGCGCGCTAG
- the thrH gene encoding bifunctional phosphoserine phosphatase/homoserine phosphotransferase ThrH — MPPKPALIASDLEGVFVPEIWIAVAEKTGIEQLRLTTRDVPDYSVLMQGRMALLREHGLTLRDIQDVIATLDPMPGAAEFLAWLRGTTQLVILSDTFYEFAMPLMAKLNQPTLFCHSLATDERGMISGYTLRLPDSKTEAVRAFSQIGFRVLAMGDSYNDTGMLGVAERGILFRAPDNVIAQFPQFAVINEYDSLRGEIEQFLAAH, encoded by the coding sequence ATGCCCCCCAAACCAGCCCTGATCGCCAGCGACCTTGAGGGCGTGTTCGTCCCCGAGATCTGGATCGCCGTGGCCGAGAAGACCGGCATCGAGCAGCTGCGCCTGACCACCCGCGACGTGCCCGACTACAGCGTGCTGATGCAGGGCCGCATGGCGCTGCTGCGCGAGCACGGCCTGACCCTGCGTGACATCCAGGATGTGATCGCCACGCTCGACCCCATGCCCGGCGCCGCCGAGTTCCTGGCATGGCTGCGCGGCACCACCCAGCTCGTCATCCTGTCCGACACCTTCTACGAGTTCGCCATGCCGCTGATGGCCAAGCTGAATCAGCCCACGCTGTTCTGCCATTCGCTCGCCACCGACGAGCGTGGTATGATCAGCGGGTATACGCTGCGGCTGCCCGACAGCAAGACCGAGGCCGTGCGCGCCTTCAGCCAGATCGGCTTCCGCGTGCTGGCCATGGGCGACAGCTACAACGACACCGGCATGCTGGGCGTGGCCGAGCGGGGCATCCTGTTCCGCGCGCCCGACAACGTGATCGCGCAGTTCCCGCAGTTCGCCGTGATCAACGAGTACGACTCGCTGCGCGGCGAGATCGAGCAGTTTCTGGCAGCACACTAG
- a CDS encoding glycosyltransferase family 2 protein, whose amino-acid sequence MSVDIAPERPVAEAVAPATGGRYDFSVTVVIPAYNEAPRVAATVAGVRAAVPEAEIIVVDDASRDGTGDEARRAGATVIRRPHNNGGPGAPIKRGIRSASGDVVVIIDCDGQHDPNDIPRLLAFMGEYDMVIAARPGRGSHENMRRYLGNLLLNKLGSYLIEMEMKDLTSGLRAMRRDVMMDFIHLLPNGFSWAMTSAMAFAKAGYTVRFEPMTMQKRQGGQSTQKLMKNGMKFGVIILRMVSLFAPLRLYTPVGLAMFALGMISWLLNMFVLAPQRGLYIPNSAIMLFIGAIVVFLYGLQAESIAALRFKGPER is encoded by the coding sequence ATGAGCGTTGATATTGCACCAGAGCGCCCCGTGGCCGAGGCAGTCGCCCCGGCCACGGGCGGGCGCTACGACTTTAGCGTCACCGTCGTCATCCCGGCCTACAACGAGGCCCCGCGCGTGGCCGCCACCGTGGCGGGCGTGCGCGCCGCCGTGCCCGAGGCCGAGATCATCGTGGTGGATGACGCCTCGCGCGACGGCACCGGCGACGAGGCCCGCCGTGCCGGGGCCACCGTCATCCGCCGCCCCCACAACAACGGCGGGCCGGGCGCGCCGATCAAGCGCGGCATCCGCTCGGCCAGCGGCGATGTGGTGGTGATCATCGACTGCGACGGCCAGCACGACCCGAACGACATCCCCCGGCTGCTGGCGTTCATGGGCGAGTACGACATGGTGATCGCGGCCCGCCCTGGGCGCGGCAGCCACGAGAACATGCGCCGCTACCTGGGCAACCTGCTGCTGAACAAGCTGGGCAGCTACCTGATCGAGATGGAGATGAAGGATCTCACATCCGGCCTGCGCGCCATGCGCCGCGATGTAATGATGGACTTCATCCACCTGCTGCCCAATGGCTTCTCGTGGGCCATGACCAGCGCCATGGCCTTCGCCAAGGCGGGCTACACCGTGCGCTTCGAGCCGATGACTATGCAGAAGCGCCAGGGCGGCCAGAGCACCCAGAAGCTGATGAAGAACGGCATGAAGTTCGGCGTGATCATCCTGCGCATGGTATCGCTGTTCGCGCCGCTGCGGCTCTACACGCCGGTGGGCCTGGCCATGTTCGCGCTGGGCATGATCTCGTGGCTGCTGAATATGTTTGTGCTGGCCCCCCAGCGCGGGCTGTACATCCCGAACTCGGCGATCATGCTGTTCATCGGCGCGATCGTGGTGTTCCTCTACGGCCTCCAGGCCGAGTCGATCGCGGCGCTGCGCTTCAAGGGGCCGGAGCGCTAG
- a CDS encoding flippase-like domain-containing protein: MNKYLRWGMRLIGPLLLIFILSRTDLASIGAALSQIDIWPLLLSLALMPVFVLVKSWRWNMLMRELGITPPSLWYSAALYCIGLFYGSATPGQSGDFLKAVYLRDRGPAAPVLFSILIDRLFDFMIMAPLALLTLVAFQGIVPASAVPVAVVGAVVFILATPLMMARGVRNWGMNLIQPLLPGKLRAMLEKWRGQLDVLTLRPGLMVNLLVASVCSAASTMARIWALYMAMRLYNVDLLAIIGSTALIALLQTLPISFSGVGVRDAVLLAVLAAYGYSDPSVAIALSALFLVLNIEHLIVGFLISLRYPLDQQAAAEQAAPKAP; the protein is encoded by the coding sequence GTGAACAAGTACCTACGCTGGGGCATGCGCCTGATCGGGCCGCTGCTGCTGATCTTCATCCTCTCCCGCACCGATCTGGCCAGCATCGGCGCTGCGCTGAGCCAGATCGACATCTGGCCGCTGCTGCTCTCGCTGGCGCTGATGCCGGTATTTGTGCTGGTGAAATCGTGGCGCTGGAACATGCTGATGCGCGAGCTAGGCATCACGCCGCCCAGCCTGTGGTACTCGGCGGCGCTGTACTGCATCGGCCTGTTCTACGGCAGCGCCACGCCCGGTCAGTCGGGCGACTTCCTCAAGGCCGTCTATCTGCGCGATCGCGGGCCTGCCGCGCCGGTGCTGTTCTCCATCCTGATCGACCGGCTGTTCGACTTTATGATCATGGCTCCGCTGGCCCTGCTCACGCTGGTGGCGTTCCAGGGCATCGTGCCGGCATCGGCGGTGCCGGTGGCAGTGGTGGGGGCGGTGGTCTTCATCCTGGCCACACCGCTGATGATGGCGCGCGGGGTGCGCAACTGGGGCATGAACCTCATCCAGCCGCTGCTGCCGGGCAAGCTGCGCGCCATGCTGGAGAAGTGGCGCGGACAGCTGGATGTGCTGACGCTGCGGCCAGGGCTGATGGTGAACCTGCTGGTGGCCAGCGTGTGCTCGGCGGCCTCGACCATGGCGCGCATCTGGGCGCTGTACATGGCCATGCGGCTCTACAATGTGGATCTGCTGGCGATCATCGGCTCCACCGCGCTGATCGCGCTGCTGCAGACGCTGCCGATCAGCTTCTCGGGGGTGGGGGTGCGCGACGCGGTGCTGCTGGCGGTGCTGGCGGCCTACGGCTACAGCGACCCCTCGGTGGCGATCGCGCTCTCGGCGCTGTTCCTGGTGCTGAACATCGAGCACCTGATCGTGGGCTTCCTGATCTCGCTGCGCTACCCGCTGGATCAGCAGGCCGCCGCCGAGCAGGCCGCGCCCAAGGCACCATAG
- a CDS encoding FixH family protein codes for MRRHLSTLTLAVLTLVFLASCGQTGYVTHQQVVAGRTVDFEHPAKAELLKNYDLFVTLKDSAGKPIDGADVVLTLDMPSMPMGVNRPVAEPAGSGRYKVTTAFSMEGDWVITVDARANGDRSTVVFDQVVVPQ; via the coding sequence ATGAGACGACACCTTTCGACCCTGACGCTGGCGGTTCTGACGCTGGTATTTTTGGCCAGCTGCGGGCAGACCGGCTACGTCACCCACCAGCAGGTAGTGGCCGGCAGGACGGTGGACTTTGAGCACCCAGCCAAGGCCGAGCTGCTGAAGAACTATGACCTGTTTGTGACGCTCAAGGACAGCGCGGGTAAGCCCATCGACGGAGCGGATGTAGTGCTGACCCTGGACATGCCCTCGATGCCCATGGGGGTGAACCGCCCTGTGGCTGAACCGGCGGGCAGCGGGCGCTACAAGGTGACCACGGCCTTCAGCATGGAGGGCGACTGGGTGATCACGGTGGATGCGAGGGCCAATGGTGATCGCTCGACGGTGGTCTTTGACCAGGTGGTGGTGCCGCAGTAG